A region of Lemur catta isolate mLemCat1 chromosome 22, mLemCat1.pri, whole genome shotgun sequence DNA encodes the following proteins:
- the FGFR1 gene encoding fibroblast growth factor receptor 1 isoform X8: MWSWKCLLFWAVLVTATLCTARPAPTLPEEDALPSSEDDDDDDDSSSEEKETDNTKPNPVAPYWTSPEKMEKKLHAVPAAKTVKFKCPSSGTPNPTLRWLKNGKEFKPDHRIGGYKVRYATWSIIMDSVVPSDKGNYTCIVENEYGSINHTYQLDVVERSPHRPILQAGLPANKTVALGSNVEFMCKVYSDPQPHIQWLKHIEVNGSKIGPDNLPYVQILKTAGVNTTDKEMEVLHLRNVSFEDAGEYTCLAGNSIGLSHHSAWLTVLEALEERPAVMTSPLYLEIIIYCTGAFLISCMVGSVIIYKMKSGTKKSDFHSQMAVHKLAKSIPLRRQVSADSSASMNSGVLLVRPSRLSSSGTPMLAGVSEYELPEDPRWELPRDRLVLGKPLGEGCFGQVVLAEAIGLDKDKPNRVTKVAVKMLKSDATEKDLSDLISEMEMMKMIGKHKNIINLLGACTQDGPLYVIVEYASKGNLREYLQARRPPGLEYCYNPSHSPEEQLSSRDLVSCAYQVARGMEYLASKKCIHRDLAARNVLVTEDNVMKIADFGLARDIHHIDYYKKTTNGRLPVKWMAPEALFDRIYTHQSDVWSFGVLLWEIFTLGGSPYPGVPVEELFKLLKEGHRMDKPSNCTNELYMMMRDCWHAVPSQRPTFKQLVEDLDRIVALTSNQEYLDLSMPLDQYSPSFPDTRSSTCSSGEDSVFSHEPLPEEPCLPRHPAQLANGGLKPR; this comes from the exons ATGCTCTCCCCTCCTCGGAGGACGACGATGACGATGATGACTCCTCTtcagaggagaaagagacagataaCACCAAACCAAACC CTGTAGCTCCATACTGGACGTCCCCAGAAAAGATGGAGAAGAAGCTGCACGCCGTGCCAGCGGCCAAGACGGTGAAGTTCAAATGCCCTTCCAGCGGGACACCTAACCCCACGCTGCGCTGGCTGAAAAACGGCAAAGAATTCAAACCCGACCACAGGATTGGAGGCTACAag GTCCGTTACGCCACCTGGAGCATCATAATGGACTCCGTGGTGCCCTCTGACAAGGGCAACTACACCTGCATCGTGGAAAACGAGTACGGCAGCATTAACCACACCTACCAGCTCGATGTCGTGG AGCGGTCCCCGCACCGGCCCATCCTGCAGGCGGGGTTGCCTGCCAACAAGACGGTGGCCCTGGGCAGCAACGTGGAGTTCATGTGTAAGGTGTACAGCGACCCCCAGCCTCACATCCAGTGGCTAAAGCACATCGAGGTGAATGGGAGCAAGATTGGTCCCGACAACCTGCCCTACGTCCAGATCTTGAAG ACTGCCGGAGTTAACACCACCGACAAGGAGATGGAAGTGCTTCACTTAAGGAATGTCTCCTTTGAGGACGCGGGGGAGTATACGTGCTTGGCGGGTAACTCTATCGGACTCTCGCACCACTCTGCATGGCTGACCGTGCTGGAAG CCCTGGAGGAGAGGCCGGCGGTGATGACCTCGCCCCTGTACCTGGAGATCATCATCTACTGCACGGGGGCCTTCCTCATCTCCTGCATGGTGGGCTCCGTCATCATCTACAAGATGAAGAGTGGCACCAAGAAGAGCGACTTCCACAGCCAGATGGCTGTGCACAAGCTGGCCAAGAGCATCCCCCTGCGCAGACAG GTGTCGGCTGACTCCAGCGCCTCCATGAACTCCGGGGTTCTTCTGGTTCGGCCCTCGAGGCTCTCCTCCAGCGGGACCCCCATGCTCGCGGGGGTCTCTGAGTATGAGCTTCCCGAAGACCCTCGCTGGGAGCTGCCCCGGGACAG ACTGGTCTTAGGCAAACCCCTGGGAGAGGGCTGCTTTGGGCAGGTGGTGTTGGCCGAGGCCATTGGGCTGGACAAGGACAAACCCAACCGAGTGACCAAAGTGGCCGTGAAGATGTTGAAGT CGGATGCAACGGAGAAAGACCTGTCGGACCTGATCTCAGAAATGGAGATGATGAAGATGATCGGGAAGCACAAGAACATCATCAACCTGCTGGGAGCCTGCACGCAGGACG GTCCGCTGTACGTCATCGTGGAGTACGCCTCCAAGGGCAACCTGCGGGAGTACCTGCAGGCCCGCAGGCCGCCTGGGCTGGAGTACTGCTACAACCCCAGCCACAGCCCCGAGGAGCAGCTCTCCTCCAGGGACCTGGTCTCCTGCGCCTACCAGGTGGCCCGAGGCATGGAGTATCTCGCCTCTAAGAAG TGTATCCACCGAGACCTGGCTGCCAGGAACGTCCTGGTGACAGAGGACAACGTGATGAAGATCGCAGACTTTGGCCTGGCCCGGGACATCCACCACATCGACTACTATAAAAAGACCACGAAC GGCCGCCTGCCCGTGAAGTGGATGGCGCCCGAGGCGCTGTTTGACCGGATCTACACCCACCAGAGTGATGT GTGGTCTTTCGGGGTGCTCCTGTGGGAGATCTTCACTCTGGGCGGCTCCCCGTATCCCGGCGTGCCCGTGGAGGAGCTCTTCAAGCTGCTGAAGGAGGGTCATCGCATGGACAAGCCCAGTAACTGCACCAACGAGCT GTACATGATGATGCGGGACTGCTGGCACGCCGTGCCCTCGCAGAGACCCACCTTCAAGCAGCTGGTGGAAGACCTGGACCGCATCGTGGCCTTGACTTCCAACCAG GAGTACCTGGACCTGTCGATGCCCCTGGACCAGTACTCCCCCAGCTTCCCCGACACCCGCAGCTCCACCTGCTCCTCGGGGGAGGATTCCGTCTTCTCTCATGAGCCGTTGCCCGAGGAGCCCTGTCTGCCCCGACACCCAGCCCAGCTTGCCAATGGCGGACTCAAACCACGCTGA
- the FGFR1 gene encoding fibroblast growth factor receptor 1 isoform X5, translating into MWSWKCLLFWAVLVTATLCTARPAPTLPEEDALPSSEDDDDDDDSSSEEKETDNTKPNRMPVAPYWTSPEKMEKKLHAVPAAKTVKFKCPSSGTPNPTLRWLKNGKEFKPDHRIGGYKVRYATWSIIMDSVVPSDKGNYTCIVENEYGSINHTYQLDVVERSPHRPILQAGLPANKTVALGSNVEFMCKVYSDPQPHIQWLKHIEVNGSKIGPDNLPYVQILKTAGVNTTDKEMEVLHLRNVSFEDAGEYTCLAGNSIGLSHHSAWLTVLEALEERPAVMTSPLYLEIIIYCTGAFLISCMVGSVIIYKMKSGTKKSDFHSQMAVHKLAKSIPLRRQVTVSADSSASMNSGVLLVRPSRLSSSGTPMLAGVSEYELPEDPRWELPRDRLVLGKPLGEGCFGQVVLAEAIGLDKDKPNRVTKVAVKMLKSDATEKDLSDLISEMEMMKMIGKHKNIINLLGACTQDGPLYVIVEYASKGNLREYLQARRPPGLEYCYNPSHSPEEQLSSRDLVSCAYQVARGMEYLASKKCIHRDLAARNVLVTEDNVMKIADFGLARDIHHIDYYKKTTNGRLPVKWMAPEALFDRIYTHQSDVWSFGVLLWEIFTLGGSPYPGVPVEELFKLLKEGHRMDKPSNCTNELYMMMRDCWHAVPSQRPTFKQLVEDLDRIVALTSNQEYLDLSMPLDQYSPSFPDTRSSTCSSGEDSVFSHEPLPEEPCLPRHPAQLANGGLKPR; encoded by the exons ATGCTCTCCCCTCCTCGGAGGACGACGATGACGATGATGACTCCTCTtcagaggagaaagagacagataaCACCAAACCAAACCGTATGC CTGTAGCTCCATACTGGACGTCCCCAGAAAAGATGGAGAAGAAGCTGCACGCCGTGCCAGCGGCCAAGACGGTGAAGTTCAAATGCCCTTCCAGCGGGACACCTAACCCCACGCTGCGCTGGCTGAAAAACGGCAAAGAATTCAAACCCGACCACAGGATTGGAGGCTACAag GTCCGTTACGCCACCTGGAGCATCATAATGGACTCCGTGGTGCCCTCTGACAAGGGCAACTACACCTGCATCGTGGAAAACGAGTACGGCAGCATTAACCACACCTACCAGCTCGATGTCGTGG AGCGGTCCCCGCACCGGCCCATCCTGCAGGCGGGGTTGCCTGCCAACAAGACGGTGGCCCTGGGCAGCAACGTGGAGTTCATGTGTAAGGTGTACAGCGACCCCCAGCCTCACATCCAGTGGCTAAAGCACATCGAGGTGAATGGGAGCAAGATTGGTCCCGACAACCTGCCCTACGTCCAGATCTTGAAG ACTGCCGGAGTTAACACCACCGACAAGGAGATGGAAGTGCTTCACTTAAGGAATGTCTCCTTTGAGGACGCGGGGGAGTATACGTGCTTGGCGGGTAACTCTATCGGACTCTCGCACCACTCTGCATGGCTGACCGTGCTGGAAG CCCTGGAGGAGAGGCCGGCGGTGATGACCTCGCCCCTGTACCTGGAGATCATCATCTACTGCACGGGGGCCTTCCTCATCTCCTGCATGGTGGGCTCCGTCATCATCTACAAGATGAAGAGTGGCACCAAGAAGAGCGACTTCCACAGCCAGATGGCTGTGCACAAGCTGGCCAAGAGCATCCCCCTGCGCAGACAGGTAACA GTGTCGGCTGACTCCAGCGCCTCCATGAACTCCGGGGTTCTTCTGGTTCGGCCCTCGAGGCTCTCCTCCAGCGGGACCCCCATGCTCGCGGGGGTCTCTGAGTATGAGCTTCCCGAAGACCCTCGCTGGGAGCTGCCCCGGGACAG ACTGGTCTTAGGCAAACCCCTGGGAGAGGGCTGCTTTGGGCAGGTGGTGTTGGCCGAGGCCATTGGGCTGGACAAGGACAAACCCAACCGAGTGACCAAAGTGGCCGTGAAGATGTTGAAGT CGGATGCAACGGAGAAAGACCTGTCGGACCTGATCTCAGAAATGGAGATGATGAAGATGATCGGGAAGCACAAGAACATCATCAACCTGCTGGGAGCCTGCACGCAGGACG GTCCGCTGTACGTCATCGTGGAGTACGCCTCCAAGGGCAACCTGCGGGAGTACCTGCAGGCCCGCAGGCCGCCTGGGCTGGAGTACTGCTACAACCCCAGCCACAGCCCCGAGGAGCAGCTCTCCTCCAGGGACCTGGTCTCCTGCGCCTACCAGGTGGCCCGAGGCATGGAGTATCTCGCCTCTAAGAAG TGTATCCACCGAGACCTGGCTGCCAGGAACGTCCTGGTGACAGAGGACAACGTGATGAAGATCGCAGACTTTGGCCTGGCCCGGGACATCCACCACATCGACTACTATAAAAAGACCACGAAC GGCCGCCTGCCCGTGAAGTGGATGGCGCCCGAGGCGCTGTTTGACCGGATCTACACCCACCAGAGTGATGT GTGGTCTTTCGGGGTGCTCCTGTGGGAGATCTTCACTCTGGGCGGCTCCCCGTATCCCGGCGTGCCCGTGGAGGAGCTCTTCAAGCTGCTGAAGGAGGGTCATCGCATGGACAAGCCCAGTAACTGCACCAACGAGCT GTACATGATGATGCGGGACTGCTGGCACGCCGTGCCCTCGCAGAGACCCACCTTCAAGCAGCTGGTGGAAGACCTGGACCGCATCGTGGCCTTGACTTCCAACCAG GAGTACCTGGACCTGTCGATGCCCCTGGACCAGTACTCCCCCAGCTTCCCCGACACCCGCAGCTCCACCTGCTCCTCGGGGGAGGATTCCGTCTTCTCTCATGAGCCGTTGCCCGAGGAGCCCTGTCTGCCCCGACACCCAGCCCAGCTTGCCAATGGCGGACTCAAACCACGCTGA
- the FGFR1 gene encoding fibroblast growth factor receptor 1 isoform X7: protein MWSWKCLLFWAVLVTATLCTARPAPTLPEEDALPSSEDDDDDDDSSSEEKETDNTKPNPVAPYWTSPEKMEKKLHAVPAAKTVKFKCPSSGTPNPTLRWLKNGKEFKPDHRIGGYKVRYATWSIIMDSVVPSDKGNYTCIVENEYGSINHTYQLDVVERSPHRPILQAGLPANKTVALGSNVEFMCKVYSDPQPHIQWLKHIEVNGSKIGPDNLPYVQILKTAGVNTTDKEMEVLHLRNVSFEDAGEYTCLAGNSIGLSHHSAWLTVLEALEERPAVMTSPLYLEIIIYCTGAFLISCMVGSVIIYKMKSGTKKSDFHSQMAVHKLAKSIPLRRQVTVSADSSASMNSGVLLVRPSRLSSSGTPMLAGVSEYELPEDPRWELPRDRLVLGKPLGEGCFGQVVLAEAIGLDKDKPNRVTKVAVKMLKSDATEKDLSDLISEMEMMKMIGKHKNIINLLGACTQDGPLYVIVEYASKGNLREYLQARRPPGLEYCYNPSHSPEEQLSSRDLVSCAYQVARGMEYLASKKCIHRDLAARNVLVTEDNVMKIADFGLARDIHHIDYYKKTTNGRLPVKWMAPEALFDRIYTHQSDVWSFGVLLWEIFTLGGSPYPGVPVEELFKLLKEGHRMDKPSNCTNELYMMMRDCWHAVPSQRPTFKQLVEDLDRIVALTSNQEYLDLSMPLDQYSPSFPDTRSSTCSSGEDSVFSHEPLPEEPCLPRHPAQLANGGLKPR, encoded by the exons ATGCTCTCCCCTCCTCGGAGGACGACGATGACGATGATGACTCCTCTtcagaggagaaagagacagataaCACCAAACCAAACC CTGTAGCTCCATACTGGACGTCCCCAGAAAAGATGGAGAAGAAGCTGCACGCCGTGCCAGCGGCCAAGACGGTGAAGTTCAAATGCCCTTCCAGCGGGACACCTAACCCCACGCTGCGCTGGCTGAAAAACGGCAAAGAATTCAAACCCGACCACAGGATTGGAGGCTACAag GTCCGTTACGCCACCTGGAGCATCATAATGGACTCCGTGGTGCCCTCTGACAAGGGCAACTACACCTGCATCGTGGAAAACGAGTACGGCAGCATTAACCACACCTACCAGCTCGATGTCGTGG AGCGGTCCCCGCACCGGCCCATCCTGCAGGCGGGGTTGCCTGCCAACAAGACGGTGGCCCTGGGCAGCAACGTGGAGTTCATGTGTAAGGTGTACAGCGACCCCCAGCCTCACATCCAGTGGCTAAAGCACATCGAGGTGAATGGGAGCAAGATTGGTCCCGACAACCTGCCCTACGTCCAGATCTTGAAG ACTGCCGGAGTTAACACCACCGACAAGGAGATGGAAGTGCTTCACTTAAGGAATGTCTCCTTTGAGGACGCGGGGGAGTATACGTGCTTGGCGGGTAACTCTATCGGACTCTCGCACCACTCTGCATGGCTGACCGTGCTGGAAG CCCTGGAGGAGAGGCCGGCGGTGATGACCTCGCCCCTGTACCTGGAGATCATCATCTACTGCACGGGGGCCTTCCTCATCTCCTGCATGGTGGGCTCCGTCATCATCTACAAGATGAAGAGTGGCACCAAGAAGAGCGACTTCCACAGCCAGATGGCTGTGCACAAGCTGGCCAAGAGCATCCCCCTGCGCAGACAGGTAACA GTGTCGGCTGACTCCAGCGCCTCCATGAACTCCGGGGTTCTTCTGGTTCGGCCCTCGAGGCTCTCCTCCAGCGGGACCCCCATGCTCGCGGGGGTCTCTGAGTATGAGCTTCCCGAAGACCCTCGCTGGGAGCTGCCCCGGGACAG ACTGGTCTTAGGCAAACCCCTGGGAGAGGGCTGCTTTGGGCAGGTGGTGTTGGCCGAGGCCATTGGGCTGGACAAGGACAAACCCAACCGAGTGACCAAAGTGGCCGTGAAGATGTTGAAGT CGGATGCAACGGAGAAAGACCTGTCGGACCTGATCTCAGAAATGGAGATGATGAAGATGATCGGGAAGCACAAGAACATCATCAACCTGCTGGGAGCCTGCACGCAGGACG GTCCGCTGTACGTCATCGTGGAGTACGCCTCCAAGGGCAACCTGCGGGAGTACCTGCAGGCCCGCAGGCCGCCTGGGCTGGAGTACTGCTACAACCCCAGCCACAGCCCCGAGGAGCAGCTCTCCTCCAGGGACCTGGTCTCCTGCGCCTACCAGGTGGCCCGAGGCATGGAGTATCTCGCCTCTAAGAAG TGTATCCACCGAGACCTGGCTGCCAGGAACGTCCTGGTGACAGAGGACAACGTGATGAAGATCGCAGACTTTGGCCTGGCCCGGGACATCCACCACATCGACTACTATAAAAAGACCACGAAC GGCCGCCTGCCCGTGAAGTGGATGGCGCCCGAGGCGCTGTTTGACCGGATCTACACCCACCAGAGTGATGT GTGGTCTTTCGGGGTGCTCCTGTGGGAGATCTTCACTCTGGGCGGCTCCCCGTATCCCGGCGTGCCCGTGGAGGAGCTCTTCAAGCTGCTGAAGGAGGGTCATCGCATGGACAAGCCCAGTAACTGCACCAACGAGCT GTACATGATGATGCGGGACTGCTGGCACGCCGTGCCCTCGCAGAGACCCACCTTCAAGCAGCTGGTGGAAGACCTGGACCGCATCGTGGCCTTGACTTCCAACCAG GAGTACCTGGACCTGTCGATGCCCCTGGACCAGTACTCCCCCAGCTTCCCCGACACCCGCAGCTCCACCTGCTCCTCGGGGGAGGATTCCGTCTTCTCTCATGAGCCGTTGCCCGAGGAGCCCTGTCTGCCCCGACACCCAGCCCAGCTTGCCAATGGCGGACTCAAACCACGCTGA
- the FGFR1 gene encoding fibroblast growth factor receptor 1 isoform X6, with protein sequence MWSWKCLLFWAVLVTATLCTARPAPTLPEEDALPSSEDDDDDDDSSSEEKETDNTKPNRMPVAPYWTSPEKMEKKLHAVPAAKTVKFKCPSSGTPNPTLRWLKNGKEFKPDHRIGGYKVRYATWSIIMDSVVPSDKGNYTCIVENEYGSINHTYQLDVVERSPHRPILQAGLPANKTVALGSNVEFMCKVYSDPQPHIQWLKHIEVNGSKIGPDNLPYVQILKTAGVNTTDKEMEVLHLRNVSFEDAGEYTCLAGNSIGLSHHSAWLTVLEALEERPAVMTSPLYLEIIIYCTGAFLISCMVGSVIIYKMKSGTKKSDFHSQMAVHKLAKSIPLRRQVSADSSASMNSGVLLVRPSRLSSSGTPMLAGVSEYELPEDPRWELPRDRLVLGKPLGEGCFGQVVLAEAIGLDKDKPNRVTKVAVKMLKSDATEKDLSDLISEMEMMKMIGKHKNIINLLGACTQDGPLYVIVEYASKGNLREYLQARRPPGLEYCYNPSHSPEEQLSSRDLVSCAYQVARGMEYLASKKCIHRDLAARNVLVTEDNVMKIADFGLARDIHHIDYYKKTTNGRLPVKWMAPEALFDRIYTHQSDVWSFGVLLWEIFTLGGSPYPGVPVEELFKLLKEGHRMDKPSNCTNELYMMMRDCWHAVPSQRPTFKQLVEDLDRIVALTSNQEYLDLSMPLDQYSPSFPDTRSSTCSSGEDSVFSHEPLPEEPCLPRHPAQLANGGLKPR encoded by the exons ATGCTCTCCCCTCCTCGGAGGACGACGATGACGATGATGACTCCTCTtcagaggagaaagagacagataaCACCAAACCAAACCGTATGC CTGTAGCTCCATACTGGACGTCCCCAGAAAAGATGGAGAAGAAGCTGCACGCCGTGCCAGCGGCCAAGACGGTGAAGTTCAAATGCCCTTCCAGCGGGACACCTAACCCCACGCTGCGCTGGCTGAAAAACGGCAAAGAATTCAAACCCGACCACAGGATTGGAGGCTACAag GTCCGTTACGCCACCTGGAGCATCATAATGGACTCCGTGGTGCCCTCTGACAAGGGCAACTACACCTGCATCGTGGAAAACGAGTACGGCAGCATTAACCACACCTACCAGCTCGATGTCGTGG AGCGGTCCCCGCACCGGCCCATCCTGCAGGCGGGGTTGCCTGCCAACAAGACGGTGGCCCTGGGCAGCAACGTGGAGTTCATGTGTAAGGTGTACAGCGACCCCCAGCCTCACATCCAGTGGCTAAAGCACATCGAGGTGAATGGGAGCAAGATTGGTCCCGACAACCTGCCCTACGTCCAGATCTTGAAG ACTGCCGGAGTTAACACCACCGACAAGGAGATGGAAGTGCTTCACTTAAGGAATGTCTCCTTTGAGGACGCGGGGGAGTATACGTGCTTGGCGGGTAACTCTATCGGACTCTCGCACCACTCTGCATGGCTGACCGTGCTGGAAG CCCTGGAGGAGAGGCCGGCGGTGATGACCTCGCCCCTGTACCTGGAGATCATCATCTACTGCACGGGGGCCTTCCTCATCTCCTGCATGGTGGGCTCCGTCATCATCTACAAGATGAAGAGTGGCACCAAGAAGAGCGACTTCCACAGCCAGATGGCTGTGCACAAGCTGGCCAAGAGCATCCCCCTGCGCAGACAG GTGTCGGCTGACTCCAGCGCCTCCATGAACTCCGGGGTTCTTCTGGTTCGGCCCTCGAGGCTCTCCTCCAGCGGGACCCCCATGCTCGCGGGGGTCTCTGAGTATGAGCTTCCCGAAGACCCTCGCTGGGAGCTGCCCCGGGACAG ACTGGTCTTAGGCAAACCCCTGGGAGAGGGCTGCTTTGGGCAGGTGGTGTTGGCCGAGGCCATTGGGCTGGACAAGGACAAACCCAACCGAGTGACCAAAGTGGCCGTGAAGATGTTGAAGT CGGATGCAACGGAGAAAGACCTGTCGGACCTGATCTCAGAAATGGAGATGATGAAGATGATCGGGAAGCACAAGAACATCATCAACCTGCTGGGAGCCTGCACGCAGGACG GTCCGCTGTACGTCATCGTGGAGTACGCCTCCAAGGGCAACCTGCGGGAGTACCTGCAGGCCCGCAGGCCGCCTGGGCTGGAGTACTGCTACAACCCCAGCCACAGCCCCGAGGAGCAGCTCTCCTCCAGGGACCTGGTCTCCTGCGCCTACCAGGTGGCCCGAGGCATGGAGTATCTCGCCTCTAAGAAG TGTATCCACCGAGACCTGGCTGCCAGGAACGTCCTGGTGACAGAGGACAACGTGATGAAGATCGCAGACTTTGGCCTGGCCCGGGACATCCACCACATCGACTACTATAAAAAGACCACGAAC GGCCGCCTGCCCGTGAAGTGGATGGCGCCCGAGGCGCTGTTTGACCGGATCTACACCCACCAGAGTGATGT GTGGTCTTTCGGGGTGCTCCTGTGGGAGATCTTCACTCTGGGCGGCTCCCCGTATCCCGGCGTGCCCGTGGAGGAGCTCTTCAAGCTGCTGAAGGAGGGTCATCGCATGGACAAGCCCAGTAACTGCACCAACGAGCT GTACATGATGATGCGGGACTGCTGGCACGCCGTGCCCTCGCAGAGACCCACCTTCAAGCAGCTGGTGGAAGACCTGGACCGCATCGTGGCCTTGACTTCCAACCAG GAGTACCTGGACCTGTCGATGCCCCTGGACCAGTACTCCCCCAGCTTCCCCGACACCCGCAGCTCCACCTGCTCCTCGGGGGAGGATTCCGTCTTCTCTCATGAGCCGTTGCCCGAGGAGCCCTGTCTGCCCCGACACCCAGCCCAGCTTGCCAATGGCGGACTCAAACCACGCTGA